In Vibrio chagasii, the sequence TGTTCAAACGCCTAACTGAACGTGAACGTAATATGCGATTAGAAAACGTATCAGGTCAACCGCTAGAAATTATGAATCTGCTACGAATTGGACACGCTATCCCTGTTAACTCAAAAAATCCTACAAATTCATGAAGATCCACTAAGCTAGAAGTAACAAAAAATAATAATAAAAAGTTAAAAAAACAAAGGACGTTGGCATGAATACAATCAAAAACTACATAGCCCTATCTCTGTCTGTGCTAGTTCTGGGTTGCACAAGTTACCCAGAACACGGCACTGGCGGGCTGGCAGAGAGTTATGATTCGATGAATTATCAGAATGCTGATTTTTCACCGGTTATGCCTGATGAGCCTCTAGGTCCAGAACACGGCTTACGTTTTGATTGGCAACTTGCGAAACTTCATCTAGATGCTTTAATCCAAGAAGGCGCACGCTGGTGTTTTCCTGCTGCTGTTGTTCAAGCAATAGAGAAGCAAAATCGAATCGCTCGAGAACTTCAAGGTGGCCTACTACTTGATGCAGCGAACGATTTGGTTATCCAAAGAAAACGCTTAAACGAGCTTGAACTTCAACTCGACTATGTAACGTCGCAAGCACGTTGCGAACCACCTAAGAACGAAAACCAATTCCGTATGCAGTTGTCGATAATCCAACAGCTGTACGATCTACTTAATGTTGACAATCAATTCGCACACAACTCTATCGAAGTGAATCCTAAATACATGGGCAAGCTTGCCGAGGCGTCTTACATCTTAAAAGACAACAAGTCTCTAGAGCTAATAGTGACAGGCCATGCAGATGCAACAGGCTCAGAAGAGTACAACGACAAACTCGCCTTAGGCCGAGCGAAACAAGTTGAGCGCTACCTCACTATATTTGGCTTGAGCCCTAGCCGTATCAAAGCCGTTTCGGTTGGTGAAACCGTACCGCTGTTTGAAGGCGAATCGGAAGGGACACG encodes:
- a CDS encoding OmpA family protein, producing the protein MNTIKNYIALSLSVLVLGCTSYPEHGTGGLAESYDSMNYQNADFSPVMPDEPLGPEHGLRFDWQLAKLHLDALIQEGARWCFPAAVVQAIEKQNRIARELQGGLLLDAANDLVIQRKRLNELELQLDYVTSQARCEPPKNENQFRMQLSIIQQLYDLLNVDNQFAHNSIEVNPKYMGKLAEASYILKDNKSLELIVTGHADATGSEEYNDKLALGRAKQVERYLTIFGLSPSRIKAVSVGETVPLFEGESEGTRLTNRRVSIEVISPENAAKMGGAL